Proteins found in one Hypericibacter terrae genomic segment:
- a CDS encoding cytochrome b, translating into MSSGGVRFTVLQRSLHWLMAACILAMFFIGVGMVSTVMPKYIPLLATHKTLGMAILVLALIRLVVRLRYGAPRLPADLPEPMKLAAHLSHYALYALMIAMPLIGWAMMSASAYPIVLYGGIHLPAILPQSDAVRTILWNAHHYLAFAFFALVLLHLAAALFHALVRRDGVFQSMAPGPSHDKVAAAE; encoded by the coding sequence ATGAGCAGCGGCGGCGTGCGATTCACCGTTCTTCAGCGTTCGCTGCACTGGCTCATGGCGGCCTGCATCCTGGCGATGTTCTTCATCGGGGTCGGCATGGTGTCGACGGTCATGCCGAAATACATTCCCCTCCTGGCGACGCACAAGACGCTCGGCATGGCGATCCTCGTCCTCGCGCTGATCCGGCTGGTCGTGCGCCTCCGCTACGGCGCGCCGCGACTGCCGGCGGATCTGCCGGAGCCGATGAAGCTCGCGGCACATCTGTCCCATTACGCGCTCTATGCCCTCATGATCGCCATGCCGCTGATCGGCTGGGCGATGATGTCGGCCAGCGCCTATCCGATCGTGCTCTATGGCGGCATCCACCTTCCCGCCATCCTGCCCCAGAGCGACGCCGTGCGGACGATCCTCTGGAACGCGCACCACTACCTGGCGTTCGCCTTCTTCGCGCTGGTGCTGCTGCACCTCGCCGCCGCGCTCTTCCATGCGCTGGTCCGGCGGGACGGCGTCTTCCAGAGCATGGCGCCGGGGCCGTCCCACGATAAGGTTGCCGCGGCCGAGTGA
- a CDS encoding M20/M25/M40 family metallo-hydrolase, translating into MIADSDIISAVNAQTGAAGEVLRFVHAHPELGHEEHVSSAHIAERLARGGFQVERGVGGMATAFRATLTGARPGRSVGIVVLYDAVPAVRANGSIEAVHSCGHGPISGGTTAAALALAGLRDRLAGKIVLFGCPADEIHAPGTVARGGGKALSAAAGLWDGIDAALYAHPEFINTVSKSSLWMRRDQATVSGLRSLRKGVVTEPMAALRRLTAVLDQVEPDRVIAEDVHFHGDIEEGAGLVLTATFLIFADDEAGLAKAAQPLRHALTGARWSEGRVVCGVRPDDRVTAAVAQAFAAAGRDFVKDPPPLPFATDFGNISQRVPAALIGIGRPGGWAFHTDEGARQFAGPDGEEEALGIARVLALAAARLSEPK; encoded by the coding sequence ATGATCGCAGACAGCGACATCATCTCGGCGGTGAACGCGCAGACCGGTGCCGCGGGCGAAGTCTTGCGCTTCGTGCATGCCCATCCCGAACTCGGCCACGAGGAGCATGTGTCGTCGGCGCATATCGCGGAGCGGCTCGCGCGCGGCGGTTTCCAGGTCGAGCGCGGCGTCGGCGGCATGGCCACGGCGTTTCGCGCCACCCTGACCGGCGCGCGGCCGGGCCGGTCGGTCGGCATCGTCGTGCTCTATGACGCCGTGCCCGCCGTCCGGGCGAACGGCAGCATCGAGGCCGTTCATTCCTGCGGACATGGACCGATCTCCGGCGGGACGACCGCCGCGGCCCTGGCTCTCGCCGGCCTGCGCGACCGTCTCGCCGGCAAGATCGTGCTGTTCGGCTGCCCCGCCGACGAGATCCATGCACCCGGCACGGTGGCGCGTGGCGGCGGCAAGGCGCTCTCGGCCGCGGCCGGTCTCTGGGACGGGATCGATGCGGCGCTCTATGCACATCCGGAGTTCATCAACACGGTCTCGAAGTCCTCGCTGTGGATGCGCCGGGATCAGGCCACCGTTTCGGGCTTGCGCTCCCTGCGCAAAGGGGTCGTGACGGAGCCGATGGCCGCCTTGCGCCGCCTGACCGCGGTCCTCGACCAGGTCGAGCCGGATCGCGTCATCGCCGAGGACGTGCATTTTCATGGCGACATCGAGGAGGGCGCCGGGCTGGTGCTGACCGCGACCTTCCTGATCTTCGCCGACGATGAAGCCGGTTTGGCCAAGGCCGCGCAGCCCTTGCGCCACGCCCTGACGGGCGCGCGATGGTCCGAGGGGCGCGTCGTCTGCGGCGTCCGGCCCGACGACCGCGTGACGGCGGCGGTCGCCCAGGCCTTCGCGGCGGCCGGGCGCGATTTCGTGAAGGACCCGCCACCCCTGCCCTTCGCCACCGACTTCGGCAACATCTCGCAGCGGGTCCCGGCCGCCCTCATCGGTATCGGCCGGCCGGGCGGGTGGGCGTTTCATACCGACGAAGGCGCCCGCCAGTTCGCGGGGCCCGACGGCGAAGAGGAAGCGCTCGGGATTGCGCGCGTCCTGGCACTCGCGGCTGCCCGCCTGAGCGAGCCGAAGTAG
- a CDS encoding SEL1-like repeat protein — protein sequence MDNPPLRHRVAFAQSELANPLRQVLRIFAALVLLLGAHVTLLADDLADAWSALQRGDSKTASQLLKPLAEAGNAAAQEALGFLYAVGHAVPQDDAEAAKWYRKAAEQGYAPAEYNLGVMLYLGRGVSQDYAEAANWFRSAASQGDADAQFYFGAMNDLGRGVSQNNAEAAKWYWLAAQQGVVEAQLNLGILYDRGHGVPRDYTEAARWYRKAAERGNALAQFNLGILYDQGHGVHQDYAEAAKWFRKAANQGISIAQFYLGIIYDQGHGVPRNYAEAERWYRKAAEQGNAGAQFNLGFIYDQGHGVQKDYAEAAKWFRQAAEQGVVLAQYGLGVLYGNGQGVQQDYSEAVNWFRKAAEQGNAAAQNSLGTMYEKGQGVTQDYVQAHMWFNLATALGDQYASENRDRLAALMTPADISKAQQLARDWLAKHQQ from the coding sequence ATGGATAATCCGCCCCTTCGGCATCGAGTGGCTTTTGCTCAGAGCGAATTGGCGAACCCCCTGCGCCAGGTTCTCCGGATCTTCGCCGCCCTGGTCCTGCTCCTGGGAGCGCATGTTACGTTGCTCGCGGATGACCTCGCTGATGCCTGGTCCGCGCTTCAACGAGGCGACAGCAAGACGGCATCTCAATTGTTGAAACCGCTTGCCGAAGCGGGGAATGCCGCGGCCCAGGAAGCCCTGGGCTTTCTATATGCCGTCGGCCATGCCGTGCCGCAGGACGATGCCGAGGCCGCCAAGTGGTATCGAAAAGCCGCCGAGCAGGGCTATGCCCCCGCTGAATACAATCTCGGCGTCATGCTCTATTTGGGCCGAGGCGTCTCGCAAGATTACGCGGAGGCCGCAAACTGGTTTCGCAGCGCCGCCAGCCAAGGCGACGCGGACGCTCAGTTCTATTTCGGCGCCATGAACGACTTGGGCCGAGGTGTCTCGCAGAACAATGCGGAGGCCGCGAAGTGGTATTGGCTTGCGGCCCAACAGGGCGTTGTCGAAGCCCAACTCAACCTTGGCATCCTCTACGACCGAGGCCACGGCGTTCCTCGAGACTATACCGAGGCCGCAAGGTGGTATCGCAAGGCCGCCGAGCGGGGCAATGCCCTCGCCCAGTTCAATCTCGGCATCCTCTACGACCAGGGTCACGGCGTTCATCAAGACTATGCCGAGGCCGCAAAGTGGTTCCGCAAGGCCGCGAATCAGGGCATTTCCATCGCTCAGTTCTACCTCGGCATCATCTACGACCAAGGCCATGGCGTTCCTCGAAACTACGCCGAGGCGGAAAGGTGGTATCGCAAGGCCGCCGAGCAGGGCAATGCGGGTGCTCAGTTCAACCTCGGCTTCATCTATGACCAGGGCCACGGCGTTCAAAAGGACTACGCCGAGGCCGCAAAATGGTTTCGGCAAGCCGCCGAGCAGGGCGTAGTCCTCGCCCAATATGGCCTCGGTGTCCTGTACGGAAACGGCCAGGGCGTCCAACAGGACTATTCGGAGGCGGTGAACTGGTTTCGCAAAGCGGCCGAACAGGGGAATGCCGCAGCTCAAAACAGCCTTGGCACGATGTATGAGAAGGGCCAAGGTGTAACACAAGACTATGTGCAGGCGCATATGTGGTTCAATCTTGCCACGGCTCTTGGCGATCAATACGCGTCCGAGAACCGCGATCGGCTTGCCGCACTGATGACGCCTGCCGACATATCGAAGGCGCAGCAACTCGCTCGCGATTGGCTGGCGAAACATCAGCAATGA
- a CDS encoding flavin-containing monooxygenase — protein MDGRTEIETSTARNVETCDVLIIGAGISGIGAAYHLTQQCPSTTFVILEAQESFGGTWRTHRFPGIRSDSDLYTFGYRFKPWIGPPIATADRILAYMGEVIDENGLGSRIRYRHAVSAARWSSESNRWTVTCRRGDAGETVTFTAKFLWMCQGYYNHAEGHMPKWSGMERFQGPIVHPQNWPEDLDYRRKNVVVIGSGATAATIIPAMAPDCRHITMLQRSPTYFHASSNAIPLADELRRLKIKEEWIHEIVRQKILHDDAEFERRTFAEPEVVKAELLSVIRAHLGEDYDVDTHFTPRYRPWRQRLAVIPEGDLLKAIRAGQASVVTDEIDSFTETGIVLKSGRVLAADIVVAATGLNICVFGDIEFAVDGRPLDFSETVGFHGMMFTGVPNMAWVFGYIRSSWTLRVDLIADFVCRLLGYMDEKGFEKVVPTLRPEDRDMRIRPWIEPENFNPNYILRSLQLPMPRCGDKPEWQHSHDYWIDKDRLPAIEVSHSALVYS, from the coding sequence ATGGACGGTCGGACTGAGATCGAGACCTCGACCGCTCGAAACGTCGAGACCTGCGATGTGCTCATCATCGGCGCCGGCATCTCGGGGATCGGCGCTGCCTACCACCTGACGCAGCAATGTCCTTCGACGACGTTCGTCATTCTCGAGGCCCAGGAGAGTTTCGGCGGGACCTGGCGCACCCACCGCTTCCCCGGAATCCGGTCCGACAGCGACCTCTACACCTTCGGCTATCGCTTCAAGCCGTGGATCGGCCCGCCGATCGCGACGGCGGACAGGATCCTGGCCTATATGGGCGAGGTCATCGACGAGAACGGGCTGGGATCCCGCATCCGCTATCGACACGCGGTCTCGGCCGCCCGTTGGTCGAGCGAGAGCAACCGGTGGACGGTGACCTGTCGACGTGGCGACGCAGGCGAGACCGTCACGTTCACCGCGAAGTTCCTGTGGATGTGCCAGGGCTACTACAATCACGCGGAAGGCCACATGCCGAAATGGAGCGGCATGGAGCGATTCCAGGGCCCGATCGTCCATCCGCAGAACTGGCCCGAGGATCTCGACTACCGGAGGAAGAATGTCGTCGTCATCGGCTCGGGCGCGACCGCCGCAACGATCATCCCCGCCATGGCACCCGACTGCCGCCATATCACCATGCTGCAGCGTTCGCCGACCTATTTTCATGCTAGCAGCAACGCGATTCCGCTGGCCGACGAGCTGCGGCGGCTGAAGATCAAGGAGGAATGGATCCACGAGATCGTCCGGCAGAAGATCCTTCACGACGATGCCGAGTTCGAGCGCCGGACCTTCGCCGAACCGGAGGTCGTCAAGGCTGAGCTCCTGAGCGTCATCCGCGCCCATCTGGGCGAGGACTATGACGTCGATACCCATTTCACGCCCCGCTACCGCCCCTGGCGGCAGCGGCTGGCTGTCATTCCGGAAGGCGATCTGTTGAAGGCGATCCGCGCCGGCCAGGCTTCGGTGGTGACCGACGAGATCGACAGCTTCACCGAGACCGGCATCGTCCTCAAGTCCGGCCGCGTGCTTGCCGCCGATATCGTCGTGGCGGCCACGGGTTTAAATATCTGCGTCTTCGGCGATATCGAGTTCGCGGTCGATGGCAGGCCGCTGGATTTTTCGGAGACAGTCGGCTTCCACGGCATGATGTTCACCGGCGTGCCCAACATGGCGTGGGTGTTCGGCTATATCCGGTCGAGCTGGACCTTGCGCGTCGACCTGATCGCCGACTTCGTCTGCCGCCTGCTCGGCTACATGGATGAGAAGGGGTTCGAGAAGGTCGTTCCGACGCTCCGGCCGGAGGACAGGGATATGCGCATCAGGCCCTGGATCGAGCCGGAGAACTTCAATCCCAACTACATCCTGCGCAGCCTCCAGCTGCCTATGCCGAGATGCGGCGACAAGCCGGAATGGCAGCACAGCCACGACTACTGGATCGACAAGGACCGCTTGCCCGCGATCGAGGTGAGCCACAGCGCCTTGGTTTACTCTTGA
- a CDS encoding GH1 family beta-glucosidase produces the protein MTTDPLDAYWSRNFTWGVSTSSYQIEGAAKEDGRGPSIWDTRCLMKGRVANGDTGDVACDHYHRYKEDIALMKEIGVGAYRFSVAWPRLLPRGRGAANAAGLDFYDRLIDALLAAGVEPWLCLYHWDLPQALDDLGGWTNRECAGWFADYATLVARRYGDRVKRFATFNEFSVFTLFGYAIDWGAPGITDRQAHLKAIHHTNLAHGLGVETIRTLVPGASIGAIHNRQRILPETDTPENRTAAALLDAHWNTAFPDPQIRGHYPALLADAIEPYVEAGDMARICRPIDWFGLNHYGPIFAKAEPKAIWGYAWGKTPDEAPKSDIGWPVFPQLFRDELIEITRRYRLPIYVTENGAGGEDRPDAKGGYEDKSRIAYLQAHIGAMHEAIEAGADVGGYFVWSLLDNFEWGSGYSVRFGLVHVDFATGKRTPKASARWYAGLLRRARGG, from the coding sequence ATGACCACCGATCCCCTCGACGCCTATTGGTCCCGAAATTTCACCTGGGGCGTCTCTACCTCGAGCTACCAGATCGAGGGCGCCGCCAAGGAAGACGGTCGCGGCCCCAGTATCTGGGACACGCGCTGCCTGATGAAGGGCCGCGTCGCCAATGGCGACACGGGCGATGTCGCCTGCGATCACTATCATCGTTACAAGGAAGACATCGCGCTGATGAAGGAGATCGGCGTCGGCGCCTATCGGTTCTCGGTCGCCTGGCCGCGCCTTTTGCCGCGCGGGCGCGGCGCGGCGAACGCAGCCGGCCTCGATTTCTACGATCGGCTGATCGACGCCTTGCTGGCGGCCGGCGTCGAACCCTGGCTCTGTCTTTATCATTGGGACCTCCCGCAGGCGCTCGACGATCTTGGCGGCTGGACCAACCGGGAGTGCGCCGGCTGGTTCGCGGACTATGCGACGCTCGTCGCGCGCCGCTATGGCGACCGCGTCAAACGCTTCGCGACCTTCAATGAGTTCTCGGTCTTCACCCTGTTCGGCTATGCCATTGATTGGGGCGCGCCCGGCATCACCGACCGGCAGGCCCACCTCAAGGCCATTCATCACACCAACCTGGCTCACGGTCTCGGCGTCGAGACGATCCGCACGCTGGTGCCCGGAGCCTCGATCGGCGCGATCCATAACCGGCAGCGGATCCTGCCCGAAACGGACACGCCCGAGAACCGGACCGCCGCGGCACTGCTGGATGCCCATTGGAACACGGCCTTTCCCGATCCGCAGATCCGGGGCCATTATCCGGCGCTCCTGGCCGATGCGATCGAACCTTATGTCGAGGCCGGCGACATGGCGCGTATCTGCCGCCCGATCGACTGGTTCGGCCTCAACCATTACGGGCCGATCTTCGCCAAGGCGGAACCCAAGGCGATCTGGGGCTACGCCTGGGGCAAGACGCCGGACGAGGCGCCGAAATCGGATATCGGCTGGCCGGTCTTTCCGCAGCTCTTCCGCGACGAGCTGATCGAGATCACGCGGCGCTATCGCCTGCCGATCTATGTGACCGAGAACGGCGCCGGTGGCGAGGATCGTCCGGACGCGAAGGGCGGCTACGAGGACAAGAGCCGCATCGCCTATCTTCAAGCCCATATCGGCGCCATGCATGAGGCGATCGAGGCGGGCGCCGATGTCGGCGGCTATTTCGTCTGGTCCCTGCTCGACAATTTCGAGTGGGGCTCGGGCTACAGCGTCCGCTTCGGGCTGGTGCATGTCGATTTCGCCACCGGCAAGCGCACGCCCAAGGCATCCGCGCGCTGGTATGCCGGTCTGCTGCGCCGGGCGCGCGGTGGCTGA